One Pocillopora verrucosa isolate sample1 chromosome 10, ASM3666991v2, whole genome shotgun sequence genomic window carries:
- the LOC131791631 gene encoding collagen alpha-1(III) chain: protein MGFYTSRFVVSLFFVLWICSTQGQNVPTEIDESLKGQPGEKGSKGRGGDQGPPGPRGDTGEAGDDGTEGPPGPAGPPGSRGPPGPPGPPGNPVITVIGIPGIPGRMGEKGPPGRDGPPGLPGEIGSPGPPGIRGLEGNPGPPGIIGQAGRNGQNGTTGPPGLTGPPGTPGAPGERGVGGPKGQPGPKGDRGFAGRKGPKGTRGNPGQKGSPGFPGVAGRNGSDGDPGAQGLPGPDGPAGPPGLTGDTGAQGPPGAQGPQGVAGTAGAPGAAGQKGSTGDPGLEGERGKQGLPGQPGPQGPAGDPGEPGQDGADGAEGQKGEQGDSGPTGPQGLPGAPGKTGSPGLDGTQGAPGSQGETGPPGPPGLSGQSGSRGDEGPRGVNGPRGPRGRQGKRGKPGQMGAPGEQGAPGQRGPPGSMGPAGLPGADGSVGEPGNSGKNGQKGERGPDGIAGEDGLAGPRGAPGAPGDPGGDGRDGEKGARGKDGEPGKAGPPGPPGPNGGIGVSGQKGEQGAPGKAGGSGPPGSRGPPGASGEYGAMGEQGTPGADGTPGLRGFPGQTGARGLAGAQGEPGPAGPPGPDGKKGPPGERGQDGIPGDPGDAGPPGETGPQGESGIKGEKGKPGENGLDGTPGERGERGPEGPQGNSGAAGPPGRPGVPGSPGSKGDRGDTGPQGGRGNTGRDGKRGYAGTPGPPGAPGERGTRGAPGIFGTPGGDGDSGLAGPRGAPGTPGSAGENGADGPTGPPGPPGPMGEQGEQGSPGDSGEPGPDGDVGPIGPPGSPGQPGTAGSIGRPGSSGPPGEGGSPGPIGLLGPEGPPGPDGERGLDGPKGDPGEPGADGKQGLAGQSGQDGRPGARGKPGETGRRGPPGPPGPPGPRGDAGSSGGEGARGPQGPPGSKGPRGEAGEPGQNGVDGSPGEGGRPGPPGSRGKPGFPGTDGTPGQAGAPGNPGARGEKGNRGFSGLDGDDGAPGPRGGPGQRGSMGDRGPVGRQGAPGENGPDGERGLGGSSGPIGAKGVRGLQGSKGEKGVRGMQGSPGRLGLQGRLGKPGIPGFNGDSGPPGTTGDPGPPGEPGQDGFQGLPGPNGAKGARGRPGPRGFGGTPGKQGSPGPPGERGEPGYPAPRQIRTSVGGPPKGPGGPGPGPIEEETEEESPEGRKRRSAVSEEMQVLDRIAELSQKMYDVEHRDNSRYFPAKTCRDLQLCHSGIRLKDGEYDIDPNGGSPNDQITVHCNFTNQATCIRPKMTKIPKSTWKTQVDPRMKVAWFSEDLNNENKIEYDIDDIQLYHLQLRSNHAQQEFTFKCKNSVAWYDQSARTFKKAVKFEGVNGHEFSSKSKSKKAMIKVPNDGCKVKDGSQRSTQFVVTTTQASRLPIVDFAAYDLAGELEVEIGEVCFW, encoded by the exons GGTGATCAAGGTCCCCCCGGACCAAGGGGTGATACTGGAGAAGCTGGAGATGATGGTACTGAG GGACCTCCTGGGCCTGCTGGTCCTCCAGGGTCTCGAGGACCTCCTGGACCCCCTGGACCTCCTGGTAACCCTGTGATCACTGTAATTGGTATTCCTGGAATACCG GGAAGAATGGGAGAGAAAGGACCTCCTGGAAGAGACGGCCCACCA GGTCTCCCTGGAGAAATTGGTTCACCTGGCCCTCCGGGAATTCGAGGATTAGAG GGAAACCCAGGACCTCCTGGTATAATTGGTCAAGCAGGTCGCAATGGACAGAAT GGAACAACAGGCCCACCAGGATTAACAGGTCCGCCTGGTACACCAGGAGCCCCG gGTGAAAGAGGAGTAGGAGGACCCAAAGGTCAACCTGGGCCAAAAGGTGATCGAGGATTTGCTGGAAGGAAAGGCCCAAAGGGTACCAGGGGTAATCCTGGCCAAAAG ggTTCACCAGGTTTTCCTGGTGTTGCAGGAAGGAATGGAAGTGAT GGAGATCCAGGTGCTCAAGGACTACCTGGACCTGATGGCCCTGCAGGACCACCA gGATTAACAGGAGATACTGGAGCTCAAGGACCTCCTGGTGCACAG GGACCCCAAGGTGTGGCAGGCACGGCAGGTGCACCAGGAGCTGCTGGTCAGAAAGGTTCAACAGGAGACCCAGGTTTAGAAGGAGAGCGTGGCAAACAG gGTTTACCCGGTCAACCAGGGCCACAGGGCCCTGCTGGTGATCCAGGAGAACCT GGTCAGGATGGTGCAGATGGTGCTGAAGGACAGAAAGGAGAACAG GGTGACAGTGGACCAACTGGACCACAAGGCTTACCTGGAGCCCCAGGAAAAACG GGTAGTCCTGGTCTAGATGGAACCCAAGGTGCGCCCGGGTCACAG GGTGAGACTGGACCCCCAGGACCTCCAGGGCTTTCTGGTCAGAGTGGCTCAAGG GGAGATGAAGGTCCCAGGGGCGTAAATGGACCACGAGGTCCACGAGGACGACAA GGAAAGCGAGGCAAACCAGGACAGATGGGAGCCCCTGGAGAACAAGGTGCCCCG GGACAGCGTGGCCCTCCAGGCTCCATGGGCCCAGCAGGATTACCAGGAGCAGAT GGAAGTGTTGGAGAACCAGGAAATTCTGGCAAAAATGGACAAAAAGGAGAACGG GGACCTGATGGTATTGCTGGAGAGGATGGTCTAGCTGGTCCAAGG GGAGCTCCTGGGGCACCTGGTGATCCAGGAGGTGATGGAAGAGATGGTGAaaag GGTGCAAGAGGAAAAGACGGTGAACCTGGCAAAGCAGGACCACCA GGACCTCCAGGACCTAACGGTGGCATTGGAGTTTCTGGCCAAAAGGGAGAACAG GGTGCACCGGGCAAGGCTGGAGGATCTGGTCCTCCTGGCTCAAGAGGCCCTCCG GGTGCTTCTGGTGAATATGGTGCAATGGGGGAGCAAGGAACACCAGGAGCTGAT ggaACACCAGGTTTAAGAGGTTTTCCAGGCCAAACTGGTGCACGAGGTTTAGCT GGAGCCCAAGGTGAACCTGGACCAGCTGGACCACCAGGCCCTGATGGAAAGAAG GGACCACCTGGAGAGAGGGGACAAGATGGAATACCTGGAGACCCT GGCGATGCTGGACCTCCAGGTGAAACAGGCCCTCAGGGTGAATCG GGCatcaaaggagaaaaaggcaAACCAGGGGAGAATGGATTAGATGGAACACCT GGAGAACGTGGTGAAAGAGGACCAGAAGGTCCCCAGGGTAACTCTGGTGCAGCA GGTCCTCCAGGTCGCCCTGGAGTACCAGGGTCCCCTGGAAGCAAGGGAGACAGG GGTGACACAGGTCCTCAAGGAGGCCGAGGAAACACAGGAAGAGACGGCAAGAGG gGATATGCTGGAACCCCAGGTCCCCCAGGAGCGCCTGGAGAACGAGGAACAAGA ggTGCCCCCGGAATCTTTGGCACACCAGGCGGTGATGGCGACTCAGGATTAGCT GGCCCTCGTGGAGCCCCAGGAACGCCAGGATCTGCTGGTGAGAATGGAGCAGAT ggTCCAACAGGACCTCCTGGACCTCCCGGGCCAATGGGTGAACAAGGTGAACAG GGATCTCCTGGGGATAGTGGCGAACCTGGGCCTGATGGTGATGTTGGGCCAATT GGACCCCCTGGATCTCCTGGACAGCCGGGAACCGCTGGTTCCATCGGAAGACCT GGTTCCTCTGGACCACCCGGAGAAGGTGGATCTCCAGGACCTATCGGACTTCTC GGACCGGAGGGACCACCAGGTCCAGATGGCGAGAGAGGACTGGACGGCCCAAAG GGTGATCCGGGTGAGCCTGGTGCCGACGGCAAGCAAGGTTTAGCTGGTCAATCT GGTCAAGATGGACGACCTGGAGCTCGAGGAAAACCAGGAGAAACAGGCAGGCGG gGACCTCCAGGCCCTCCTGGTCCTCCTGGGCCAAGAGGAGATGCGGGGTCATCA GGAGGAGAAGGTGCTCGTGGTCCTCAAGGACCTCCTGGCAGCAAAGGACCACGG GGAGAAGCTGGTGAACCAGGTCAGAACGGAGTCGATGGTTCGCCAGGAGAAGGG GGTCGCCCAGGACCTCCGGGCTCTCGGGGAAAACCTGGATTCCCTGGCACAGAT GGAACGCCTGGTCAAGCCGGTGCCCCGGGTAACCCGGGTGCGCgcggagaaaag GGTAATAGAGGATTCTCGGGGCTTGATGGAGATGATGGTGCACCAGGACCTCGCGGAGGACCTGGGCAGAGAGGTTCCATGGGAGACCGTGGACCAGTTGGAAGACAG GGCGCTCCAGGCGAGAATGGCCCAGACGGTGAACGAGGACTTGGTGGTAGTTCT GGACCGATAGGAGCGAAAGGAGTTCGTGGACTCCAGGGAAGCAAGGGAGAGAAG GGTGTACGTGGTATGCAGGGCTCGCCTGGACGCTTAGGTCTCCAAGGCCGACTG GGAAAGCCAGGAATCCCAGGCTTCAACGGAGATTCAGGACCACCAGGAACCACG GGAGACCCAGGCCCTCCTGGTGAACCCGGACAGGATGGTTTCCAGGGCCTACCG GGCCCAAATGGAGCCAAAGGAGCTAGAGGAAGACCG GGCCCAAGGGGATTCGGG GGAACACCAGGGAAACAG GGATCCCCGGGACCTCCAGGAGAACGT GGTGAACCTGGCTATCCAGCTCCCAGACAAATACGTACGAGCGTTGGTGGTCCACCCAAGGGTCCAGGCGGCCCCGGACCAGGACCTATTGAGGAGGAGACTGAGGAAGAATCGCCTGAAGGAAGG AAACGACGATCAGCTGTATCCGAG GAGATGCAAGTTTTGGACCGTATCGCCGAGCTTTCCCAGAAGATGTATGATGTGGAACACCGTGACAATTCACGGTATTTCCCTGCCAAAACTTGTAGAGATCTTCAGCTGTGTCACTCTGGTATTAGACTCAAAGATG GCGAATATGATATCGACCCCAATGGTGGATCTCCAAATGACCAGATCACTGTACACTGTAATTTTACCAACCAAGCTACTTGCATCAGGCCTAAAATGACAAAG ATTCCCAAGAGTACCTGGAAAACCCAAGTAGATCCTAGGATGAAAGTCGCATGGTTTTCTGAGGACCTAAATAATGAGAACAAG ATTGAATACGATATTGATGACATCCAACTGTACCATCTACAACTGCGTAGTAACCACGCCCAACAGGAGTTCACCTTCAAATGTAAAAACTCGGTGGCCTGGTACGACCAAAGCGCCCGCACTTTTAAGAAAGCGGTTAAATTTGAGGGTGTGAACGGCCACGAGTTTAGCTCCAAATCCAAATCAAAGAAAGCCATGATCAAGGTTCCCAATGACGGTTGCAAG gTGAAGGATGGATCTCAACGCAGCACCCAATTTGTTGTTACAACCACACAAGCCTCCCGGTTGCCGATTGTTGACTTTGCTGCGTACGATTTAGCTGGAGAACTAGAAGTTGAAATTGGTGAAGTTTGTTTCTGGTGA